One part of the Rutidosis leptorrhynchoides isolate AG116_Rl617_1_P2 chromosome 1, CSIRO_AGI_Rlap_v1, whole genome shotgun sequence genome encodes these proteins:
- the LOC139861836 gene encoding aluminum-activated malate transporter 12-like — MCPIGVAVSDKYATVDSLKKRARVYTETTKRSICSTCQNILKVGQDDPRRTIHSLKVGLSLTLVSLLYLLEPLFKGVGENVIWAVMTVVVVLEFTAGATLCKGLNRGLGTLLAGSLAFLFEFIARESGKVFSAVFIGASVFLIGAMSTYLRFFPKVKKNYDYGVVIFLLTFNLITISSYRVEDVLKIARERLYTMAIGSGVCILMSLFVFPIWSGEDLHNFSVSKIEGLAKSIEACVDEYFNEGKPGVVNDTSIEDPIYNNYKAVLDSKSTDETLALHASWEPRHSWHCNPFPWQQYVKLGAVLRHFGYTVVALHGTLQTEIQTPKSVRMLFKDPCTRLATEVSKALMELADSIRHHRQCSPEVLSDHLHQALQDLDTALKSQPRLFLGPNGPNNTANMLALMAATTRSKPEKQLSSVKTESSALSEWRAKRVSKQSVETEGRFLRPTLSKIAITSLEFSEALPFAAFAALLVEVVAKLDLVIEEVEELGRIACFKEFEIGDDVILNVDDRSKMEINLPSYIVD, encoded by the exons atgTGTCCAATTGGTGTTGCTGTTTCTGATAAATACGCCACAGTGGATAGTTTAAAGAAGCGAGCTCGAGTTTATACTGAGACGACAAAGAGATCTATATGCTCGACATGTCAAAATATATTGAAAGTGGGTCAAGATGACCCGCGAAGGACGATTCATTCACTAAAAGTTGGCTTATCACTAACACTAGTTTCTTTGCTATATCTTTTAGAGCCATTGTTTAAAGGGGTTGGCGAAAATGTTATATGGGCTGTCATGACTGTTGTAGTAGTTCTTGAGTTCACTGCAG GTGCAACTCTATGCAAAGGATTGAATAGAGGTCTAGGAACATTGTTAGCAGGATCCTTGGCGTTCTTATTTGAGTTCATCGCTAGAGAAAGTGGGAAGGTTTTTAGCGCCGTTTTTATTGGAGCTTCGGTTTTTTTGATTG GAGCTATGAGTACATACTTGAGGTTTTTCCCCAAGGTAAAGAAGAATTATGATTATGGTGTGGTTATATTCCTCTTAACATTTAATCTGATTACTATATCGAGCTATCGAGTTGAAGATGTGCTAAAAATAGCTCGTGAGCGTCTCTACACCATGGCTATTGGTTCTGGTGTCTGCATTCTCATGAGCCTGTTTGTTTTTCCAATTTGGTCCGGCGAAGATCTTCATAATTTCTCTGTTTCTAAAATCGAAGGTTTGGCAAAATCTATCGAAG CTTGTGTCGACGAATACTTTAATGAAGGAAAACCAGGTGTGGTGAATGATACATCGATAGAAGATCCGATTTACAATAATTACAAAGCTGTTTTGGACTCTAAATCAACTGACGAAACACTG GCTTTACACGCAAGTTGGGAGCCACGACACTCATGGCACTGTAATCCATTTCCATGGCAACAATACGTTAAGCTAGGAGCCGTTCTTCGGCATTTTGGATATACTGTTGTTGCTCTTCATGGAACTTTGCAAACTGAAATCCAG ACTCCAAAATCAGTACGAATGTTGTTTAAAGATCCTTGCACTCGTCTAGCAACCGAAGTATCAAAGGCACTAATGGAACTAGCAGACAGCATAAGACACCATCGCCAATGTTCACCAGAAGTACTCTCGGATCACCTTCATCAAGCCTTACAAGACCTGGACACCGCTTTGAAATCCCAACCACGCCTTTTTCTTGGGCCAAATGGGCCCAACAACACTGCCAACATGCTAGCATTAATGGCAGCAACAACCAGATCAAAGCCTGAAAAACAATTATCAAGTGTAAAAACAGAATCGTCTGCGTTATCCGAGTGGAGAGCAAAACGAGTATCCAAACAGTCGGTAGAAACTGAGGGGAGGTTCTTAAGGCCGACATTGAGTAAGATTGCAATCACGAGCCTTGAATTTTCGGAGGCGTTGCCATTTGCGGCGTTTGCAGCTTTGTTAGTGGAGGTGGTTGCTAAGCTTGATCTTGTGATCGAAGAAGTTGAAGAATTGGGAAGGATTGCTTGCTTTAAAGAGTTCGAAATTGGAGATGATGTGATTTTGAATGTTGATGACAGGTCTAAAATGGAGATTAATTTGCCTTCATATATTGTTGATTAG